A stretch of DNA from Rhizobium sp. BT04:
CATAACGGCTTAGGACAAAATCGCCTTCGTTAAGGATCTTGTCCCAGCCTTCCTTCTTCACATAGGCATCCAGATTGGTCAGCAATCCCTGGCTTGCAACCAAGCCGGCGGTCGCATTGCCCTTGTTGTACTCGAGCACGTCGGGGGCCTCATCGGAATTGAGGATCATGCCGCCTGAGGCCTGCAACTGCTGAAAGGTCTTCTGCTCGAAGCTGACGGTGATGTCCGGATGTTTCGCCTTGAACTCCTCGAGCGCTTTCTTCCAGACAATGCCTTGAGCCGTGGTCGGCTCCTCGAACCACCAGATCTTGAAGGTCTTCTGTTCGGCATGGCCGATCGATGTCATCAGCATCGCCGTGCCGAGTGCTAGCGCAAGTCTTGCAATTCTTTTCATGCTTTCCTCCCAAAAAAGCGGCTGCGCCGCGAAAAGACCAAGTTAGTCAGTCATGGCGCTCCGCCGGGCCTCCCAGCCCGGCTGCGCCCCACCTTGGCGGTCGATCAGGGATCAACAATGAAATCGCCGCCCCGGCATTTCTTCAGATAGTTGAGCCCGTGAATCTGGCCAGTCATTTCGAGCGCGTCGCGATAGACCGGGTCGTGCCAGCCTTCGATGTCGATCGAGCCGGACCAGCCGGCAAGGCGCAGCTCAGAAATGATGTCGGTCCAGTTGCTGTCGCCGAAGCCCGGCGTGCGCATGAAGACGAACTTCTCCTTGCCGAAGATGCCGTGTTCCTTGATGACCTCCCAACGGATTGTCGCGTCCTTGCCGTGGACGTGGAAGAACTTGTGCGCCCATTTGCGGATCTGCGGCAAAGGGTCGATCAGATAGACCATCTGATGGCACGGTTCCCATTCCAGCCCGATATTGTCATCCGGCGTCTCATTGAAGATCAGCTCCCAGGCATCGGGATTGTGGGCGATGTTCCAGTCGCCGCTTGCCCAATTGCCGTCCATGGCGCAATTCTCGAAGGCGATCTTGACGCCCTTGTCGGCGGCGCGCTTGGCGAGTTCGCTCCAGATCTGCTTATAGCGAGGCAGGCTGTCGGTCAGCGGCTTGCCGCGGATTCGGCCGGTGAAGCCGGCAACGCAGGTGGCTCCGAAATGATGGGCATTGTCGATGCAGTGCTTCCAGCCCTGCAACGTCTCGAGGTCGATTGCGGTCTCTTCCAGCGGATTGCCGAACATGCCGAGCGTCGAGATGGTGATGTCGCGGTCGCCGATCGCATCGAGGCAGCGCTTCCCGAGTTCGGCAAGGTCTTGGCCCTTGGTCGTTTGCCAGAAGAAAGGCTCGAAGCTTTCGAAGCCCATGTCGGCGATCTCGCCGATGCGCGCGGCGGCATCGCCCTTGTTGCCGCTGACCATGGTGCCGATACGAATGGATTTTGCAGGGTTGCTCACGTCACGTCATCCTATGCTGAAATTTCGACGCGCCTGCCCGTCTTGGCGCTTTCGATTGCGCTGAAGACCATGGCAAGGCTTCTGATATTGTCGGAATTGACCGTCTCGGGCCGTTTGCCGGTGCCGATCGCCGCGATGAAGTCGGCGATGACGCTGGCGTGGCCATGGGTTTCCTCGTCGTGTTCCGGACCGGGAACGTTTACGGCAGCAGAGCCGTGCAAAAGGCCGGGCTCTTCGCCGGCAACAGTCGCCTTGAAACTCTCTTCGCCGTCCCAGGTGAGCATTCCCTTCGAGCCGACGAGGCGCCACTGGCTTTCCCAGCTTGTCCGCTCGCCTTCCGCGCACCAGGAGCCGCGGTAGGTGAAGACAATGTCGTCGGAAAATTCGAAGATGGCATTAGCCGAGGCGCCGTGCCGGTACCAGGAACCCTTCGGATTGCGCTCGACGCAATAGACGGCGAGCGGCTTCTTAGCCGCGACGTAGCGCGCCGCATCGAAGGTGTGGATCGCCATGTCGAGCAACAGGACATTGTCCATCTCTTCGCGGAAGCCGCCGAAATGCGGGGCGAGGAAGAAGTCGCAATGGATGCCGGTGAGTTCGCCGATCGCCCCGCTTTCGACGAAGCGGCGCAGGCGCCTGACGCCCGATATGAAGCGGCGGTTTTGGATGACGGCGTGGATGCGGCCGGTCTCGGCGGCAAGATCGACCAGCGCCGCACCCTCGGCAAGCGAAGCGGCCATAGGCTTTTCGCTGAGCACATGGCAGCCGGCCTTGAGTGCCGTCGAAACGACGTCGTAGCGGGCCGCCGGAATGACGATGTCGAAGACCAGATCGGCCTTGGTGGCGGCGATGACGTCAGACAGGTCCGAACCGATGACGGCGTCCTCGAGGCCGAACTCCGCGGCAAGCGTTTCCGCCGTCTTCCGGTTCAGGTCGACGAGGCCGACAATGGTGATGGCATCGGCAAGGAGAGGGTTGGAAGCGATGGCGCGCAACCAACCTTTGGACATAGCTCCGCACCCGCACAGAATGGCACTGAATTTCACGATTTCCTCCGAGGGAATGGCGCCAACTCCTAGTGACACGTATTCCGTAAACGTTTACGACTGTAGGCGAAAAAATTTTGCGATGTCAAGAGAGGCCAGCGGGAAAGTGCGAACCG
This window harbors:
- a CDS encoding Gfo/Idh/MocA family protein, with the translated sequence MKFSAILCGCGAMSKGWLRAIASNPLLADAITIVGLVDLNRKTAETLAAEFGLEDAVIGSDLSDVIAATKADLVFDIVIPAARYDVVSTALKAGCHVLSEKPMAASLAEGAALVDLAAETGRIHAVIQNRRFISGVRRLRRFVESGAIGELTGIHCDFFLAPHFGGFREEMDNVLLLDMAIHTFDAARYVAAKKPLAVYCVERNPKGSWYRHGASANAIFEFSDDIVFTYRGSWCAEGERTSWESQWRLVGSKGMLTWDGEESFKATVAGEEPGLLHGSAAVNVPGPEHDEETHGHASVIADFIAAIGTGKRPETVNSDNIRSLAMVFSAIESAKTGRRVEISA
- a CDS encoding sugar phosphate isomerase/epimerase, yielding MSNPAKSIRIGTMVSGNKGDAAARIGEIADMGFESFEPFFWQTTKGQDLAELGKRCLDAIGDRDITISTLGMFGNPLEETAIDLETLQGWKHCIDNAHHFGATCVAGFTGRIRGKPLTDSLPRYKQIWSELAKRAADKGVKIAFENCAMDGNWASGDWNIAHNPDAWELIFNETPDDNIGLEWEPCHQMVYLIDPLPQIRKWAHKFFHVHGKDATIRWEVIKEHGIFGKEKFVFMRTPGFGDSNWTDIISELRLAGWSGSIDIEGWHDPVYRDALEMTGQIHGLNYLKKCRGGDFIVDP